The following proteins are co-located in the Anas platyrhynchos isolate ZD024472 breed Pekin duck chromosome 1, IASCAAS_PekinDuck_T2T, whole genome shotgun sequence genome:
- the LOC113842844 gene encoding uncharacterized protein: MVSTRHGALSRKSVHTQTDCPLKNAAVQVTGCKECLSLFLPSAGGRETACMRCEQVDDLVRMVAELKEEVERLRDIRECEREIDLWSYSLQGLKERYRGETPQMRVDPLPCRRWAEGRDLGVEEEWKQVPAQHRKRCPPLPVPPSQVPLRNRFEALELERPVGEEEVASVPRRMPRARRSTPRLRTASTKKDRRVIVVGDSLLRGTEGPICWPDPTPREVCCLPGARVRHVARKLPNLVRPSDYYPLLIVQAGSDDIEERSLKAIKQDFRGLGRLVDGAGVRVVFSSIPTVAGRGTERTRKAHLLNTWLRGWCQRRNLVFFDHGALYSAPGLMAAGGFLSSRGKRILGQELAGLVERSLN, encoded by the coding sequence atggtctccaccaggcacggtgcgctctccaggaagtcggtacacacccagaccgactgcccattaaaaaatgctgcagttcaggtcaccggatgcaaggagtgtctgagcctgttcctgccatcagcgggaggcagagaaactgcgtgcatgaggtgcgagcaggtggatgacctggtccgcatggtggcggagctcaaggaggaggtggagaggttgagggatatcagggagtgtgagcgggagatagacttgtggagctactccctgcagggcctcaaggagaggtatcgaggtgagacaccccaaatgcgggtggaccccctgccctgtcgccgttgggcagagggaagggatctgggagttgaggaggaatggaaacaggtccctgctcaacaTCGCaagcgatgccctccccttccggtcccaccttcccaggtgcccttacgaaacaggtttgaggccctggagctcgaGAGACCcgtgggtgaggaagaggtagcaagtgttcccaggaggatgcctagggcgaggaggtcaactccacgcctcaggactgcctccaccaagaaagacagaagggttattgttgtgggagactctcttcttaggggaacagagggccctatttgttggcctgaccctacccctagggaagtctgctgcctccctggggccagggtcaggcacgttgccaggaagcttcccaacctggttcgcccctctgactattatcctcttttgatagtccaggcaggtagcgatgacattgaagagagaagcctgaaggctatcaaacaagactttagggggctgggacggttagtggatggagcaggagtgcgggtggtgttttcgtccatccctacagtggcagggaggggtacagagaggacacggaaagcccacctgttaaacacgtggctcaggggctggtgccaacgcagaaatcttgtttttttcgaccatggggcactttactcggcacccggcctgatggccgcaggCGGGTTCCTATCttctaggggaaaaaggatcctgggccaggagctggcagggctcgttGAGAggtctttaaactag